The genome window GGCTGCATCGCCCCGAGATTGAGCTTCGTGCGGCCGAAATCCGGATGCGTCTCGATGCCGCCATTGGCGACGATCAGAAGGCGTCCGTCATCGGAAACCGTCATGTCGTGCGGGCCGATGCCGTAGGTTTCGAATTCGCCGATGCGGGTGAAGCGGTCGGTGGCGTCGTAGAGACCGATCATGCCGCGATTGCCGTCGAAGTCGTTCTCGCTGGCATAGAGCAGACGACCATCGGGAGAGAACGCGCCGTGGCCGTAGAAATGCCGATCTTCCCTGGAGCTGATGACGATTGGTTCGCCCTTATTCCGGCCATCGAAAATCATCGCATAGGTGCCGGGCCGGCGGGCGAAGGCGACGGTCTTGCCGGTGGCGGCGCTGAAGGCCATGCCGTGCGCCCGGGACGGAAGCGCCACCTGATCGACGACCTCGCCGCGCTCCGTAACGGTCGCGACGGCATAGGAGCCATCGGCAGCACGAATGCCCGAAGCATAGACCGCATCGGCTTGCTCCAGGGCCATCAGCGACCTCGGCGTCAAGGCCGCAAGGAAACCGATCCCGGCTGCCTTGATGAAGCTGCGCCGGTCGATTGGGGCACTTCGCATCATCGCTTCAGTCTCCATCCGAAAAGGAAAAGCCGGCCGAAAGGCCGATCGCTGCGCCATATTCGTCGCTGATCCTGGTGATCAGGTCGCGACTCTCGGCAAGCAGCGTATCGAGCTTGGCCTTCTCCGCATCGCTTGTCGCCACGTCGATGTCGGGATTGAGCTTCGGCACGCTGTCGAGCAGCGATTTGAAATCCTCGTCGATCGAAGCGGCGATCGGCTGCTTGTCCGGCGGCAGAAGCTCGGCCATGCCGGCCTTCTGCCAGAGCGTGCGCAGGCCGTCGATGTTGGCGGCCATCGATTTCCAGGTATTCTTGGAGCGCCAGTAGATCGCCATGCGCGGACGCGGCGCGGTATCCTTGCCCTTGTAGAATTGCTCCAGCCGCTGGTCGCGGACATTTTCGGCGCCGTGGACGAGAATGCCGAGCAGCGCCGTCACGGCTTCCTTGTTGTCCATGAAATCGTTGCTTTGCGGGCCTGGATGTTTCCAGCTTGCCTGCACCCCGTCGGGCTTTTCCCAGGCGGCGACGACTTCGCCGGCCTCACGCTGGATATTGCCGGCGACTGCCTGGCCGTAGAGGCAGCGGAAGCCGCCCTTCTGTTTGACGAGATCGTCGGAGCCGTTGCCGTAAAGCACATATTCCAGGGCCGTCAGGCCTTGCAGCGCGACGCTCTTGCCGGCGATCGCATCGACCGTCGCATCCTTCGGGTCGCCCTTGGCGATCAGCGCCTGCACCTGCTTCAGGCCGACACCCTTGCGGTCGGGATAAAACAGGATGTGCTCGAAGAGATTGTCCTGGATGACGGGTCCGGTCTGGACGATCTCGATGATCGACCAGTAGCGGATCGTATCGTCGAAGGCGGATTTCGCCTTGTCGAGCGTCTGCTGCGTGCCGTCGGCGCAAAGATCCTTCATCGCCGTCGTCAGCCGGGCAGACGATTGCTGCATGTTGCGATAGCCGGGACGGATCACTTCGTCGACGGCGCGCTGCATGACGGCGGGAACGGCATCCTCGTTCACCCCTGCCGGAGGAGCGGCGGTCTGGGCGGTCGCTGACGTGGCGAGGCCGAGCAGAGAGAGGCAGAGCAGGGGGTGCGGTAGGCGCATCAAAGTGACTCCAGGAATGTAATCAGGGCCGCCCTGTCGTCTTTCGACAGAGAGGAGAAAGCGTTGCGGGCCTTTTCAGCTTCGCCGCCATGCCAGAGGATCGCTTCGGTGAGATCACGCGCACGGCCGTCATGCAGGAAAAAGCTGTGTCCGCTGACAGTCCGGGTCAGTCCTATACCCCATAGCGGCGGCGTGCGCCATTCACGTCCGCTTGCAAGGCCGACCTGCTGCCCGTCGGCAAGGCCGTCGCCCATATCGTGCAGAAGAAAGTCGGAATAAGGCCAGATCAGCTGGAAGGACTGTGCCTTGTCCGGCGTATCCCGGCGGGTGACGAATTTCGGCACATGGCAGGACATGCAGCCGCTTTCGTAGAAGATCCGCTTGCCCCGCAGCGTCTCGGGAAAGCTGGCCTTGCGGCGCGCCGGGACGGCGAGATTTGAGGAATAGAAGGTAACGAGGTCGAGAATGGAACCGGGCGCCTCTTCCTTGCCCAGCCGTTTCTGCACACCGGTCGGCATAGCAAGGCATTTTTCTTCCGCCTTGGTGCAGTCGCCCTGCGCATTCGGCTGATCGGGCGTCGAGATGCCGATATCACTGGCAAAGGCATCGGCACTCTGGTCGCGCACCGTGGCGTTCTGCGCCTTCCAGCCGAACCGGCCGAGCGCGATCTTGCCGCTCAGGTGATCGCGCACCATCGCAGCCTTGCCCGAAATGCCGTCGCCGTCGGCATCGTCCGGATCGGCATGGGCAAGAATATCGGCTTCGGGAATGGCCTCGATCAGCCCGAGGCCGATCATCGCCGAGGCGACTCGCGGCGAAATCGTCGTTGCGGGATCGAGCGGCCCATAGGCGGGATTGACAACCGCATAACTCGGCCGGCGCAGCGACACGATCTCGCCGTCGCCGAGCGTCACCGGTTCTTCACGGTAGCTGATCGCCAACTTTCCCTCGGCGGCAAGGCCGGGAACGGCAAGATCCTGCAGCTGGTGGCCGTAGACCGGATCGGGAAAATTGACGACATCAGCACTCGCGATCGCCTTTTCTTCCTCCGGTGTCCCGGCCGCGCGGGAAAGCCGCAGCAACATCGAGGTGGCGCTGGGGCCTCCCTCCGGCGGCTTGCCGCGGCCGTCATTGACATGGCAGCTCATGCAGGAGCGGGCGTTGAACAGCGGCCCGAGACCATCGGAGGCTTGTGTCGAAGAGGGCGCGGAAACCCAGAGCTTGCGGAACAGCGCATTGCCGAGCTTGAAATTCTGCTCTTCCTCGAAGGGGATGTTGGCCGAAATATGCGAGAAGCTGTCCTCGGTGACAGGGTCGATCGAGGTCGCAGCCCCCGCCTGCATCGCTTCGTATTGTTCTGCCTTGGAAAAATTTGTCGTCGGCCGGGTGACGTCGGCGACACGTTTCAGATCGGCCGCGGAAAGGTCGGTGCGTTTCGTCGGCAGATCGAAACCGGCAGCAATGCTGACGGAAAAACCGGCAAGCGTGGCGCAGAGCGTTGCGCTGGCGATCAATCGGCGGGCCGGGGCATGCGACATTTCAGGGTCCGGGCCGCTCCGGCTTTCGAAGCGGCCCGCCTTTTTACTTATTTGAAGACGGCGTTAGGATTATCCAAGCTGTCGGAACCTTCAAGCTGAACCGTACCGAGATCGAGTGCGGCAATAACGCGCTGTACCGATTTCGTCTGGTCGATCAGCCCGTCGATGGCGGCCTGGACGACGGCGTTGCCTTCCTTGTTGCCCTCGGCGATCATCTGGTCGTACTTCTCGACCGTCTCGCCGCGCTTTGCCATGGCGTTCATGGCATCGAGCGTCTTGGTGAGCTTGCCTTCCGCTTCGGCGTCGAGCGCCTTGTCCTTGGCGGCCACCAGATCGTGCAGCGACGGGCCGCTGAGCTTGGTGCCGTCGACGCGGGTATAGTTGCCGGTATAGGCGGCGGCGATGCCGATCGCATCGTTGAGATGCGAGTTGTAGGTATTGTCCGAGAAGCAATCATGCTCTTCTTCCGGATCGTGCAGCAGCAGGCCGAGCTTCATGCGCTCGCCGGCAAGCTCGCCGTAGGAAAGCGAACCCATGCCCGTCAGGATCGCGACGAGGCCGGCCTTCGGATCGGCTTCGACGTTCTTCGTCGCCGCACCGTCCGGCGTCCAGTTGTCGGTCATTTCCTGCAGGTCGGAAACGAGCAAGGTGGAGGCGGACTTCAGATATTCGGCGCGGCGGTCGCAATTGCCGTGCGTGCAATTCTTGAGGTCGTAATCGGTGGCCGGGCGGTCGCCGGCGCCGGGGCCTGTACCGTTCAGATCCTGGCCCCAGAGCAGGAATTCGATGGCGTGGTAGCCGGTCGCAACATTGGCTTCGATGCCGCCGGCCTCGGCCAGCGTGCCGGAGAGGAATTCCGGCGTCAGCTTCGAGGCGTCGACATCCTTGCCGTCGATCTTGATCGTCTTGTTGGCGATGACATTGGCCACATAGAGCGAATTTTCGTCGCTCTCGGTACCGTAGGAGGCGTCG of Rhizobium sp. BT04 contains these proteins:
- a CDS encoding imelysin family protein, producing the protein MRLPHPLLCLSLLGLATSATAQTAAPPAGVNEDAVPAVMQRAVDEVIRPGYRNMQQSSARLTTAMKDLCADGTQQTLDKAKSAFDDTIRYWSIIEIVQTGPVIQDNLFEHILFYPDRKGVGLKQVQALIAKGDPKDATVDAIAGKSVALQGLTALEYVLYGNGSDDLVKQKGGFRCLYGQAVAGNIQREAGEVVAAWEKPDGVQASWKHPGPQSNDFMDNKEAVTALLGILVHGAENVRDQRLEQFYKGKDTAPRPRMAIYWRSKNTWKSMAANIDGLRTLWQKAGMAELLPPDKQPIAASIDEDFKSLLDSVPKLNPDIDVATSDAEKAKLDTLLAESRDLITRISDEYGAAIGLSAGFSFSDGD
- a CDS encoding DUF1513 domain-containing protein is translated as MMRSAPIDRRSFIKAAGIGFLAALTPRSLMALEQADAVYASGIRAADGSYAVATVTERGEVVDQVALPSRAHGMAFSAATGKTVAFARRPGTYAMIFDGRNKGEPIVISSREDRHFYGHGAFSPDGRLLYASENDFDGNRGMIGLYDATDRFTRIGEFETYGIGPHDMTVSDDGRLLIVANGGIETHPDFGRTKLNLGAMQPSLVLIDAATGALIEKHMLPAQWAQLSTRHVDLDDKGRIWFACQYEGHRNDLPPLVGHFAKGEDLSFIDLPEETTHRLANYVGAIAVNRSEGLVGVTSPKGGASVTIDARSGKVLSETSIPDAAGIAPARSGFAVSSYDGDFLSTRSDVAWDQHIVRIS
- a CDS encoding di-heme oxidoredictase family protein — protein: MSHAPARRLIASATLCATLAGFSVSIAAGFDLPTKRTDLSAADLKRVADVTRPTTNFSKAEQYEAMQAGAATSIDPVTEDSFSHISANIPFEEEQNFKLGNALFRKLWVSAPSSTQASDGLGPLFNARSCMSCHVNDGRGKPPEGGPSATSMLLRLSRAAGTPEEEKAIASADVVNFPDPVYGHQLQDLAVPGLAAEGKLAISYREEPVTLGDGEIVSLRRPSYAVVNPAYGPLDPATTISPRVASAMIGLGLIEAIPEADILAHADPDDADGDGISGKAAMVRDHLSGKIALGRFGWKAQNATVRDQSADAFASDIGISTPDQPNAQGDCTKAEEKCLAMPTGVQKRLGKEEAPGSILDLVTFYSSNLAVPARRKASFPETLRGKRIFYESGCMSCHVPKFVTRRDTPDKAQSFQLIWPYSDFLLHDMGDGLADGQQVGLASGREWRTPPLWGIGLTRTVSGHSFFLHDGRARDLTEAILWHGGEAEKARNAFSSLSKDDRAALITFLESL
- a CDS encoding imelysin family protein — translated: MKLNTFRAALAIAPAALLALPAHAETDAAAVVKHYADVAHAKYEDSLTTAKTLDAAIDAFLKAPDDATLKAAREAWIKARVPYQQTEVYRFGNPIVDDWEGKVNAWPLDEGLIDYVDASYGTESDENSLYVANVIANKTIKIDGKDVDASKLTPEFLSGTLAEAGGIEANVATGYHAIEFLLWGQDLNGTGPGAGDRPATDYDLKNCTHGNCDRRAEYLKSASTLLVSDLQEMTDNWTPDGAATKNVEADPKAGLVAILTGMGSLSYGELAGERMKLGLLLHDPEEEHDCFSDNTYNSHLNDAIGIAAAYTGNYTRVDGTKLSGPSLHDLVAAKDKALDAEAEGKLTKTLDAMNAMAKRGETVEKYDQMIAEGNKEGNAVVQAAIDGLIDQTKSVQRVIAALDLGTVQLEGSDSLDNPNAVFK